One Strix uralensis isolate ZFMK-TIS-50842 unplaced genomic scaffold, bStrUra1 scaffold_377, whole genome shotgun sequence genomic window carries:
- the CCS gene encoding copper chaperone for superoxide dismutase gives MAAPGPSCRLEFAVQMRCQSCAEAVRAALRGAPDVRLLELHLEAQTVLVETTAAAERVRELLEASGRRAVLKGMGGSEDGQCDLGGSRGGGGGRGRIWGADRVPAASLGAAVAALAGAGAVRGVLRFLQVSPARCLVDGAIEGLPPGPHGLHVHEFGDLSHPCDSCGGHFNPDGESHGGPQDQHRHVGDLGNIWADAEGRASFRLEDSRLKVWDIIGRSVVVDAGEDDLGRGSHPLSRVTGNSGPGLACGVVARAAGLFQNPKRICSCDGLTLWEERDRTAAATGPTAAAGPKVATGPTAATGPTAAPSPTAAPAPHL, from the exons ATGGCGGCGCCGGGGCCGAGCTGCCGG CTGGAGTTCGCGGTGCAGATGCGGTGCCAGAGCTGCGCCGAGGCCGTGCGGGCGGCGCTGCGGGGAGCCCCCG ACGTGCGGCTGCTGGAGCTGCACCTGGAGGCGCAGACGGTGCTGGTGGAGACGACGGCGGCGGCCGAGCGCGTGCGGGAGCTGCTGGAGGCGTCGGGGCGCCGCGCGGTGCTCAAGGGGATGGGGGGCTCCGAGGACGGTCAGTGCGATTTAggggggtcacgggggggggggggggggcggggaaggatTTGGGGTGCTGACCGTGTCCCCGCAGCGAGCCtgggggcggcggtggcggcgctGGCGGGGGCCGGCGCGGTGCGGGGGGTGCTGCGGTTCCTGCAGGTCTCGCCCGCGCGGTGCCTGGTGGACGGCGCCATCGAGGGGCTCCCCCCGGGCCCCCACGGGCTGCACGTCCACGAATTCGGGGACCTCTCGCACCCCTGTGACAG CTGCGGGGGCCACTTCAACCCCGACGGGGAGAGCCACGGGGGACCCCAGGACCAGCACCGG cACGTCGGGGATCTGGGGAACATCTGGGCCGACGCCGAGGGCAGAGCCAGCTTCCGCCTGGAGGACTCGCGCCTGAAG gtcTGGGACATCATCGGGCGCTCGGTGGTGGTGGACGCGGGCGAGGACGACCTGGGCCGGGGCTCCCACCCGCTCTCCCGGGTGACGGGGAACTCGGGGCCGGG GCTGGCCTGTGGCGTGGTGGCCCGCGCGGCCGGGCTTTTCCAGAACCCCAAGCGAATCTGCTCCTGCGACGGCCTGACCCTCTGGGAGGAGCGGGACCGGACCGCGGCGGCCACCGGCCCCACGGCGGCTGCTGGCCCCAAGGTGGCCACTGGCCCTACAGCGGCCACTGGCCCCAcggcggcccccagccccacggcggCCCCAGCCCCCCACCTCTAG
- the RBM14 gene encoding RNA-binding protein 14 isoform X4 has translation MRSARPPQPPRAEGTPPFCEAAAAAAAAAMRPGIKLFVGNVPEEATAEELSELFAGAAGPVLGIALMKQFAFVHLRDEAAAARAITQLNGHQLHGRRIVVEPSRPRPTNTCKIFVGNVSAACTSGELRSLFQQYGTVVECDVVKDYAFVHMENEADAKVAIENLNGKEVKGRRVNVELSTNVQKKGAGQALPPALGLDKTKRIGLEYREKFQPKIDGFDQQRRAADAAFPSAAGYAAASSLYDYQQRFGTAGAGKYEAFEAAQARPASPSYFGRDRSPLRRSPSRAGYAAVTLPMTAQPAAYRAQPSASLGAAYRAQPSASLGVAYRPQPTTGQAASYRAQPSASLGSAYRSQPSSVSLGASGAQPAANSLGSYGAQPAASQLSGYGVQSAALASSYGAQAASGYSASYGAQAAAAYGAQAAAGPAAASYGAQAVATHVASYGAQAATAGHAASYGAQPVDGHAASYGAQPGAALSASYGAQAVAAHATSYGAQAVAGHAAAYQPVAGHSASYGAQPATALSASYGAQPAAGHSASYGAQPAANLPASYGSQSAAAAALSATYGAQAASSLAASYGSQAAAAASYKAQASAPLTAAYRAQPSGSMAASYPAQQASSASLAAAYRTQPGSAYDGPSQLGQQAASYLGLSQAAAVAPPYERTRLSPPRSAAYDDPYKKSSALAKRYGSERRLSDLSDYRRLADSPLAYRRSPTKSPMDYRRLPEAHADYARYSGGYGDYLPAARVHSGYQRRL, from the exons ATGCGCAGTGCGCGGCCGCCGCAACCGCCCCGCGCTGAGGGGACGCCGCCATTTTGTGAGG ccgccgccgccgccgccgccgccgccatgcgTCCCGGGATAAAACTCTTCGTGGGCAACGTCCCCGAGGAGGCGACAGCGGAGGAGCTGAGCGAGCTGTTCgccggcgccgccgggcccgTGCTCGGCATCGCCCTCATGAAGCAGTTCGCGTTCGTGCACCTCCGGGatgaggcggcggcggcccgcgcCATCACGCAGCTCAACGGCCACCAGCTGCACGGTCGCCGCATCGTGGTCGAGCCCTCCCGGCCCCGACCCACCAACACCTGCAAGATCTTCGTGGGTAACGTCTCGGCCGCCTGCACCAGCGGCGAGCTGCGCTCGCTCTTCCAGCAGTACGGCACCGTCGTCGAATGCGACGTGGTGAAAG ACTATGCATTTGTTCACATGGAGAACGAAGCAGATGCAAAAGTTGCCATCGAAAACCTTAACGGGAAGGAGGTGAAGGGGCGCCGGGTGAACGTGGAGCTCTCCACCAACGTCCAGAAGAAGGGCGCGGGCCAGGCCCTGCCGCCCGCCCTCGGCCTCGACAAGACCAAGCGCATCGGCCTGGAGTACCGCGAGAAGTTCCAGCCCAAGATCGACGGCTTCGACCAGCAGCGCCGGGCGGCGGACGCCGCCTTCCCCTCGGCCGCCGGCtacgccgccgcctcctccctgTACGATTACCAGCAGCGCTTCGGCACCGCCGGCGCCGGCAAGTACGAGGCCTTCGAGGCGGCGCAGGCCAGGCCCGCCTCCCCCTCCTACTTCGGGAGGGACCGCAGCCCCCTCCGGCGCTCGCCGAGCCGCGCCGGCTACGCGGCCGTGACGCTCCCCATGACGGCGCAGCCGGCCGCGTACCGCGCCCAGCCCTCGGCCTCGCTGGGGGCCGCGTACCGCGCCCAGCCCTCGGCCTCCCTGGGCGTGGCCTATCGCCCGCAGCCCACCACGGGCCAGGCCGCCTCGTACCGCGCCCAGCCCTCGGCCTCGCTGGGCAGCGCCTACCGCTCCCAGCCCTCCTCCGTCTCCCTCGGCGCCTCCGGCGCGCAGCCCGCCGCCAACTCCCTCGGCTCCTACGGCGCCCAGCCCGCCGCCTCCCAGCTCTCCGGCTACGGCGTCCAGTCGGCCGCGCTGGCCTCCTCCTACGGGGCGCAGGCCGCCTCCGGCTACTCCGCCTCCTACGGCGCCCAAGCCGCCGCCGCTTACGGTGCCCAGGCTGCCGCCGGCCCTGCCGCCGCTTCCTACGGCGCCCAGGCCGTGGCCACGCACGTGGCTTCCTACGGCGCCCAGGCCGCCACCGCCGGCCACGCCGCCTCCTACGGCGCCCAGCCCGTAGACGGCCACGCCGCTTCCTACGGCGCCCAGCCCGGCGCCGCGCTCTCGGCCTCCTACGGCGCCCAGGCCGTGGCGGCGCACGCCACCTCCTACGGCGCCCAGGCGGTCGCCGGTCACGCCGCCGCTTACCAGCCCGTGGCCGGCCACTCGGCTTCCTACGGCGCCCAGCCGGCCACCGCGCTCTCCGCCTCCTACGGCGCCCAGCCGGCCGCCGGCCACTCCGCCTCCTACGGCGCCCAGCCCGCCGCCAACCTGCCCGCCTCCTACGGCAGCCagtccgccgccgccgccgcgctctcGGCCACCTACGGCGCCCAGGCGGCCTCTTCGCTGGCCGCCTCCTACGGCAGCcaagccgccgccgccgcctcctaCAAGGCGCAGGCCTCCGCCCCGCTGACGGCCGCGTACCGGGCCCAGCCCTCCGGCTCGATGGCGGCGTCCTACCCGGCGCAGCAGGCCTCCTCCGCGTCGCTGGCGGCCGCTTACCGAACCCAGCCCGGCAGCGCCTACGACGGGCCGAGCCAGCTGGGGCAACAGGCGGCTTCCTACCTGGGCCTGTCGCAGGCCGCCGCCGTCGCACCGCCCTACGAGCGCACCCGCCTCTCCCCGCCTCGCAGCGCCGCCTACGACGACCCGTACAAAAAATCATCCGCTCTGGCAAAAAG GTACGGTTCCGAGCGCCGGCTCTCTGACCTCTCAGATTACCGCCGCTTAGCGGACTCGCCGCTCGCGTACCGCCGGTCGCCGACAAAGTCCCCGATGGATTACCGCCGCCTCCCGGAAGCGCACGCCGATTACGCCCGCTACTCGGGCGGTTACGGCGATTACCTGCCCGCCGCCCGCGTCCACTCGGGCTACCAGCGCCGCCTCTGA
- the RBM14 gene encoding RNA-binding protein 14 isoform X1 yields the protein MRPGIKLFVGNVPEEATAEELSELFAGAAGPVLGIALMKQFAFVHLRDEAAAARAITQLNGHQLHGRRIVVEPSRPRPTNTCKIFVGNVSAACTSGELRSLFQQYGTVVECDVVKDYAFVHMENEADAKVAIENLNGKEVKGRRVNVELSTNVQKKGAGQALPPALGLDKTKRIGLEYREKFQPKIDGFDQQRRAADAAFPSAAGYAAASSLYDYQQRFGTAGAGKYEAFEAAQARPASPSYFGRDRSPLRRSPSRAGYAAVTLPMTAQPAAYRAQPSASLGAAYRAQPSASLGVAYRPQPTTGQAASYRAQPSASLGSAYRSQPSSVSLGASGAQPAANSLGSYGAQPAASQLSGYGVQSAALASSYGAQAASGYSASYGAQAAAAYGAQAAAGPAAASYGAQAVATHVASYGAQAATAGHAASYGAQPVDGHAASYGAQPGAALSASYGAQAVAAHATSYGAQAVAGHAAAYQPVAGHSASYGAQPATALSASYGAQPAAGHSASYGAQPAANLPASYGSQSAAAAALSATYGAQAASSLAASYGSQAAAAASYKAQASAPLTAAYRAQPSGSMAASYPAQQASSASLAAAYRTQPGSAYDGPSQLGQQAASYLGLSQAAAVAPPYERTRLSPPRSAAYDDPYKKSSALAKRYGSERRLSDLSDYRRLADSPLAYRRSPTKSPMDYRRLPEAHADYARYSGGYGDYLPAARVHSGYQRRL from the exons atgcgTCCCGGGATAAAACTCTTCGTGGGCAACGTCCCCGAGGAGGCGACAGCGGAGGAGCTGAGCGAGCTGTTCgccggcgccgccgggcccgTGCTCGGCATCGCCCTCATGAAGCAGTTCGCGTTCGTGCACCTCCGGGatgaggcggcggcggcccgcgcCATCACGCAGCTCAACGGCCACCAGCTGCACGGTCGCCGCATCGTGGTCGAGCCCTCCCGGCCCCGACCCACCAACACCTGCAAGATCTTCGTGGGTAACGTCTCGGCCGCCTGCACCAGCGGCGAGCTGCGCTCGCTCTTCCAGCAGTACGGCACCGTCGTCGAATGCGACGTGGTGAAAG ACTATGCATTTGTTCACATGGAGAACGAAGCAGATGCAAAAGTTGCCATCGAAAACCTTAACGGGAAGGAGGTGAAGGGGCGCCGGGTGAACGTGGAGCTCTCCACCAACGTCCAGAAGAAGGGCGCGGGCCAGGCCCTGCCGCCCGCCCTCGGCCTCGACAAGACCAAGCGCATCGGCCTGGAGTACCGCGAGAAGTTCCAGCCCAAGATCGACGGCTTCGACCAGCAGCGCCGGGCGGCGGACGCCGCCTTCCCCTCGGCCGCCGGCtacgccgccgcctcctccctgTACGATTACCAGCAGCGCTTCGGCACCGCCGGCGCCGGCAAGTACGAGGCCTTCGAGGCGGCGCAGGCCAGGCCCGCCTCCCCCTCCTACTTCGGGAGGGACCGCAGCCCCCTCCGGCGCTCGCCGAGCCGCGCCGGCTACGCGGCCGTGACGCTCCCCATGACGGCGCAGCCGGCCGCGTACCGCGCCCAGCCCTCGGCCTCGCTGGGGGCCGCGTACCGCGCCCAGCCCTCGGCCTCCCTGGGCGTGGCCTATCGCCCGCAGCCCACCACGGGCCAGGCCGCCTCGTACCGCGCCCAGCCCTCGGCCTCGCTGGGCAGCGCCTACCGCTCCCAGCCCTCCTCCGTCTCCCTCGGCGCCTCCGGCGCGCAGCCCGCCGCCAACTCCCTCGGCTCCTACGGCGCCCAGCCCGCCGCCTCCCAGCTCTCCGGCTACGGCGTCCAGTCGGCCGCGCTGGCCTCCTCCTACGGGGCGCAGGCCGCCTCCGGCTACTCCGCCTCCTACGGCGCCCAAGCCGCCGCCGCTTACGGTGCCCAGGCTGCCGCCGGCCCTGCCGCCGCTTCCTACGGCGCCCAGGCCGTGGCCACGCACGTGGCTTCCTACGGCGCCCAGGCCGCCACCGCCGGCCACGCCGCCTCCTACGGCGCCCAGCCCGTAGACGGCCACGCCGCTTCCTACGGCGCCCAGCCCGGCGCCGCGCTCTCGGCCTCCTACGGCGCCCAGGCCGTGGCGGCGCACGCCACCTCCTACGGCGCCCAGGCGGTCGCCGGTCACGCCGCCGCTTACCAGCCCGTGGCCGGCCACTCGGCTTCCTACGGCGCCCAGCCGGCCACCGCGCTCTCCGCCTCCTACGGCGCCCAGCCGGCCGCCGGCCACTCCGCCTCCTACGGCGCCCAGCCCGCCGCCAACCTGCCCGCCTCCTACGGCAGCCagtccgccgccgccgccgcgctctcGGCCACCTACGGCGCCCAGGCGGCCTCTTCGCTGGCCGCCTCCTACGGCAGCcaagccgccgccgccgcctcctaCAAGGCGCAGGCCTCCGCCCCGCTGACGGCCGCGTACCGGGCCCAGCCCTCCGGCTCGATGGCGGCGTCCTACCCGGCGCAGCAGGCCTCCTCCGCGTCGCTGGCGGCCGCTTACCGAACCCAGCCCGGCAGCGCCTACGACGGGCCGAGCCAGCTGGGGCAACAGGCGGCTTCCTACCTGGGCCTGTCGCAGGCCGCCGCCGTCGCACCGCCCTACGAGCGCACCCGCCTCTCCCCGCCTCGCAGCGCCGCCTACGACGACCCGTACAAAAAATCATCCGCTCTGGCAAAAAG GTACGGTTCCGAGCGCCGGCTCTCTGACCTCTCAGATTACCGCCGCTTAGCGGACTCGCCGCTCGCGTACCGCCGGTCGCCGACAAAGTCCCCGATGGATTACCGCCGCCTCCCGGAAGCGCACGCCGATTACGCCCGCTACTCGGGCGGTTACGGCGATTACCTGCCCGCCGCCCGCGTCCACTCGGGCTACCAGCGCCGCCTCTGA
- the RBM14 gene encoding RNA-binding protein 14 isoform X3 has protein sequence MRPGIKLFVGNVPEEATAEELSELFAGAAGPVLGIALMKQFAFVHLRDEAAAARAITQLNGHQLHGRRIVVEPSRPRPTNTCKIFVGNVSAACTSGELRSLFQQYGTVVECDVVKGTVPSAGSLTSQITAA, from the exons atgcgTCCCGGGATAAAACTCTTCGTGGGCAACGTCCCCGAGGAGGCGACAGCGGAGGAGCTGAGCGAGCTGTTCgccggcgccgccgggcccgTGCTCGGCATCGCCCTCATGAAGCAGTTCGCGTTCGTGCACCTCCGGGatgaggcggcggcggcccgcgcCATCACGCAGCTCAACGGCCACCAGCTGCACGGTCGCCGCATCGTGGTCGAGCCCTCCCGGCCCCGACCCACCAACACCTGCAAGATCTTCGTGGGTAACGTCTCGGCCGCCTGCACCAGCGGCGAGCTGCGCTCGCTCTTCCAGCAGTACGGCACCGTCGTCGAATGCGACGTGGTGAAAG GTACGGTTCCGAGCGCCGGCTCTCTGACCTCTCAGATTACCGCCGCTTAG
- the RBM14 gene encoding RNA-binding protein 14 isoform X2, with translation MRPGIKLFVGNVPEEATAEELSELFAGAAGPVLGIALMKQFAFVHLRDEAAAARAITQLNGHQLHGRRIVVEPSRPRPTNTCKIFVGNVSAACTSGELRSLFQQYGTVVECDVVKDYAFVHMENEADAKVAIENLNGKEVKGRRVNVELSTNVQKKGAGQALPPALGLDKTKRIGLEYREKFQPKIDGFDQQRRAADAAFPSAAGYAAASSLYDYQQRFGTAGAGKYGSERRLSDLSDYRRLADSPLAYRRSPTKSPMDYRRLPEAHADYARYSGGYGDYLPAARVHSGYQRRL, from the exons atgcgTCCCGGGATAAAACTCTTCGTGGGCAACGTCCCCGAGGAGGCGACAGCGGAGGAGCTGAGCGAGCTGTTCgccggcgccgccgggcccgTGCTCGGCATCGCCCTCATGAAGCAGTTCGCGTTCGTGCACCTCCGGGatgaggcggcggcggcccgcgcCATCACGCAGCTCAACGGCCACCAGCTGCACGGTCGCCGCATCGTGGTCGAGCCCTCCCGGCCCCGACCCACCAACACCTGCAAGATCTTCGTGGGTAACGTCTCGGCCGCCTGCACCAGCGGCGAGCTGCGCTCGCTCTTCCAGCAGTACGGCACCGTCGTCGAATGCGACGTGGTGAAAG ACTATGCATTTGTTCACATGGAGAACGAAGCAGATGCAAAAGTTGCCATCGAAAACCTTAACGGGAAGGAGGTGAAGGGGCGCCGGGTGAACGTGGAGCTCTCCACCAACGTCCAGAAGAAGGGCGCGGGCCAGGCCCTGCCGCCCGCCCTCGGCCTCGACAAGACCAAGCGCATCGGCCTGGAGTACCGCGAGAAGTTCCAGCCCAAGATCGACGGCTTCGACCAGCAGCGCCGGGCGGCGGACGCCGCCTTCCCCTCGGCCGCCGGCtacgccgccgcctcctccctgTACGATTACCAGCAGCGCTTCGGCACCGCCGGCGCCGGCAA GTACGGTTCCGAGCGCCGGCTCTCTGACCTCTCAGATTACCGCCGCTTAGCGGACTCGCCGCTCGCGTACCGCCGGTCGCCGACAAAGTCCCCGATGGATTACCGCCGCCTCCCGGAAGCGCACGCCGATTACGCCCGCTACTCGGGCGGTTACGGCGATTACCTGCCCGCCGCCCGCGTCCACTCGGGCTACCAGCGCCGCCTCTGA